One region of Salvelinus sp. IW2-2015 linkage group LG1, ASM291031v2, whole genome shotgun sequence genomic DNA includes:
- the nabp2 gene encoding SOSS complex subunit B1: MTTETHVKDIKPGLKNLSVIFIVLETGRVTKTKDGYEVRTCKVADKTGSISISVWDEVGGLIQTGDIIRLTKGYASVFKGCLTLYTGRGGELSKIGEFCMVYSEVPNFSEPNPEYSNMDQMKNKTVVGDQGNILNNKNNSSAGNETTNGNGVNSQGSGSSTNPQQGGRAGSDVGSRAANPGAGGTAVSNGKETRRSAKR; encoded by the exons ATGACGACCGAGACCCACGTCAAGGACATCAAGCCAGGACTCAAGAATCTCAGTGTTATCTTCATCGTACTCGAAACAG GACGAGTGACAAAGACAAAGGATGGGTATGAGGTGCGGACCTGTAAGGTGGCCGACAAGACAGGCAGCATTAGCATCTCAGTTTGGGATGAGGTGGGGGGACTGATCCAAACCGGTGACATCATCAGACTCACTAAGGG ATATGCGTCTGTGTTCAAAGGTTGCCTGACTCTGTACACGGGTAGAGGTGGAGAGCTGTCGAAGATTGGAGA GTTCTGCATGGTGTATTCAGAGGTGCCAAACTTCAGTGAGCCTAACCCAGAGTACTCTAACATGGACCAGATGAAAAACAAGACT GTAGTCGGTGACCAAGGAAACATACTGAACAACAAGAATAACAGCTCAGCTG GAAATGAAACTACCAATGGGAACGGTGTAAATTCCCAAGGTTCCGGGAGCTCGACTAATCCTCAACAGGGAGGGCGAGCTGGCAGTGATGTTGGCAGCAGAGCAGCCAATCCAGGAGCAGGAGGGACAGCTGTCAGCAATGGAAAGGAGACTAGACGTTCAGCAAAAAGATGA